GTGCGAGAGGTGCGGGATCAGGTACGGGCCGCCGCTGACCAGGGGCAGGCGGGCGTCCTCCCCCTCCAGGAAGCGGATCGTGCGGTGCAGCAGCCGCTGCGCGTGGTCGTCGGCCGGCAGCGTGTGGGGCTCGGTCGCGGCGAGTACGGCGACGCGTCCGCCGAGGGTGTTGGCGAAGACGGTGCGGCCCGCCCCCCAGGCGCGGCCGTCCGGGGTGCGGACCTCGCTCCAGCGCTGCGCCCCGGGTGCCTCCCGGAGCCGGGCGAGGGCGGGTTGGGTGTTGACGCTGAGGAGGAGGCCCGCGAGCTCCTGGCCCGCTGCGGCGCACAGGTGCTCGGTGGCGTACGGGCCCGGCCCGCCGGGGGTGGCCGGGGCCTCCCGGTCCACCGGTTCGGCGTCGGCCAGCCCGATGAGGGGGCCGAAGCCGCGCCGGTGCAGGATCGCCGCGGCGGTCCCGTCGAGCAGCAGGCCTCCGGCCAGCAGGGCCCGTACCGCCTGGTCGTCGAAGGCCCAGGCCGACGGACCGAACAGAGCCTGCACCGGGGCGGGTTCGGCCGTGACGGGTACTCCGTAGCGGAGCAGGAACCCGGCCGCGGGGCCCGGGTCGACGGCCAGCTCGGTGAGGTCTCCGCCGTGGGCCCGCACGTGGGCCGCGGCGTCCTGGGCGAAGGGCAGGCCGACGCCGAGGGTGCGCTGCCCGCGCGGGTGCTGCCGGTGGACGAGGTCCAGCGCGGGGCGGGCGCGGCGGAGCAGTTCGGCGATCCCGGGGTGGCTGCCGGGGTGGGCACCGTGCATGGGATGGAGGTTGAGCAGGAGGGCGTCCGCTCCGGAGAGCTGGGCGGCGACCATCTCCGACCAGGTCTGGACATCGGATTTGGACCAGGCGGTGTGCGGCCAGTTCTCGATCTCCGGCTCGCTGTCCACGTACTCCGGCCGCAGGGAGCGCTGCAGTTCGGGCATCCACAGCTGCCGGGCGAGCTCGCGGCCGGGGGCGTCCGCGTACGGGGCGAAGTGCGGGCGGTGCACGGCGCGGCCTCCGGGGGCGGCCAGGGCCCCGAAGAGCGCTCCCCAGTCCCGGCCCTCGACCGAGGCGGCGTCCAGGCCCGAGCTCATCAGCCCGGTACGGGAGCGGCCGGCCGAGCGCCGGTGCACCTCGGCGGCCACCTGTGCGGCCACCTCCAGCTGCGCGGTCCGCCAGACCTGCTGCCACAGGGCGCGCAGCGGGTGCGGGGGGCCGGGGGCGGTGAGTGCGGCGACGAGTTCCGGTCGTGGGACCGGGCGTCCGGCCAGGGCGGCCAGCCGGTCCAGCATGAGGGGTTCGAAGCCGCCGCCCCAGTCCAGCGGGGCGTGGTTGTGGAAGCGGAAGTCGTCCTCCAGCCACAGCACGCGGAAGCCCAGTTCGGCGAAGCGCCCGTAGTGCCCGGTCAGCCAGGCGCGCCAGCGCGGGCAGGCGAAGGAGGCCTGCGCCGCGGCAACCTTCCCGGTCGGGGACACCATCGGTGCGAAGCCGTGGGTGCCGGTGCGGCCGCGGTCGGCGTGGCCGGTGGTCACCCAGGGGTTCAGGCTCACGTCGAGGCCGGCGCCGAGGAGGACCTCCTGCGCGAGGGCCGCCGCTTCGTACCAGAGGTCCTCGTCGGGTCCGGAGAGGTGGCCGGTGAAATGCTCCTCGGCCCCGAGGAGCAGCACCACTTCCGCCACGCCCGCGTCGGTGCAGGTCTTGGCGAGTTCGGCCGCCGTGGCCGCGACGGCGGCCGTGCCTTCGTAGGGATGGATCTGGAACCGCAGGTGGTACCGGACGCTCACGCCGTCGGCCTCCTCGCCGTCAGCTCGCGGCCGGACGCACCGTCGAGCAATTAGTTTGGTTAGGATCTGAATTAATGAGGGTCCCGTCAACCCCGCGCGTCGCATCCGCTCCCGAACACGGAGGCAGGAGCAGGGTCCGCGGGTGGCAGACTCTCGGGGACGGCAGTGAGGAGCACCGGTGAGGACTGATCCGCGAGGCACGCAGCGCAGCGGCGACGGGGGCGGGCGGGGTGACGCCGGCATCGGACCCGTCGTGATCAACGGCCCGGCCCGGCCCGCCGGGAGGGCCTCCATCCGCCGGGCCAACCTCGGTCTCGTGCTGCGCCTCCTGCGCGACGCCGGACCGCGCTCGCGCGCGCGGATCGCCGATGACGCGGGGCTGCCGCGGCCCACGGTCACCGGCCTGGTCACCGAGCTCATCGAACTCGGCCTGCTCCGCGAGGGGGACGCCGAGCGGGACGGCTCGGTCGGCCGTCCCGGCCAGAGCGTACGGATCGACGGCCGTACGCTGTGCGGGATCGGCCTGGAGATCAACGTCGACTACCTGGCCGCCGTCGCCCTGACCCTGGGCGGGGACACCGTCTTCGAGCGACGGGTCGCCCTGGACGTCCGCGGCGCCGGGCCCGAGGCCGTTCTGGACTGCGCCGCCGGGCTGGTCCGCGAGGCCCTCGCCACCCTCGACGCCGCCGGGATCGCCACGGCCGGGGTCACCGTCGCCGCCCCCGGAGTCGTCGACATCGCCGCGGGCACCGTCGTCTACGCCGCGAACATCGGCTGGCACGGCGTCGAAGCGGTCAGCGGGATCCGCGCCCGCCTGGGGCGCGGGGCGCCCCCGCTGCGACTGGAGAACGACGCGAAACTCGGCGCGGTGGCCGAGTACGTGGAGGCCTCCGCGGCCGGCATCCACGACCTCATCTACGTCACCGGCGAGACGGGTGTGGGCGGCGGCATCATCAGCGGCGGCCGGCTCCACCGCGGAGCCGCCGGGTTCGCCGGGGAGATCGGCCACATGCCGCTCGACCCGGGCGGCGCGCTCTGCGCCTGCGGGCGCCGGGGCTGCTGGGAGACCATGGTCGGACTCACGGCCCTGCTTCGGCATGCCGCCGCCCCCGAGGATCCCGTGCACGACCCCTCGCTCGACCTGGAGGCCCGGCTGACGGATCTCCAGGGGCGGGCGGCCGCCGGGGACGCCCGCACGCTGGAGGCCCTGGACCGGATCGCCGACGGTCTCGGCCTCGGGCTGGCACTGCTGGCGGACGTCCTGAACCCGCGCGCGGTGGTGCTCGGCGGCTACTTCACCTACTTCGGCGACCGGCTGGCCCCGCGGGTGGAACAGCTGATGGCCGAACGGGTGATGGCCCCGGACACGGGCGGCTGCCGCCTGCTGCTGTCCACCCTCGGCTTCACCGCTCCGGCCCGCGGCGGCGCGCTCCTCGCCCTCGACCCGGTGTACGAGGACCCGGCCCGGACGGTGGCGACGGCGACGGGCGCCTGAGCCCCGGGCCCACCCGCGTCACAGGCTGCGCCTCACGCCCCCGCGGTCCAGAACGGCCGGGCCAGGAGGGCGGCTTCACGCACCGCGGCCCCGTCCAGGATCCAGGTGGCGTCCCGCAGTCCGCGTTCCGGCCACGCGCACGACAGCGCGAGCGGGCCCGGCGGCGGCAGCGGCCACGTCCACAGCGTAAGGCGTACGTCCTCGCCGTCCTCGGGGCCGCCCCGGGCGGCCTGGTACCCGCTGACGACCATCACCGGTCCGCGCCCGTCCCGCAGTCCGGCCTCGTCGTCCTGCACCACGACCCTGCCGTCGCCCAGCCGGAGGCGGAAGGTCGGCTGGGCCGGCTCGGTGAAGCCGTCGGGGCCGGCCGCCGGCCCGCCGGGGGGTGAGGACGCGCCGCGCGCGTGGGCCTCCACCTCGATCTCGATCCCGGCCGGGTAGGCCAGCACCTGCCGGGCGAGCACCACGAGCCCGTCCGTCCGGCCGATCACCGCCGGTCCCGCGACGTGTCCGCCGATCATCCTCGGCGGCGCGTGCCACTCGGGCACATCGCCGGCACTCTCCCCGCCCGGTTCCTCAAGCACGGCCAGAGCGTAGCCGGTTGAGACCCGCCCGATGCGGCCGAAGCGGAAGGTCACCGTGGGCCCGCCCGGCCGCGCAAGACTTCGATGTCTGTTCACTCCCCCGTGACCTGCATCTTCCCGGCGGGAGGCGGTGCGGCCGGTCGAATGACAGGACCAAAGGTCTGGACCACCTGAGATGCGCCAATCCCGTGGCCGATTAAGCGTGTTGGTCGTGCGGAAACAAATGGTCTATACCTCTGGCGCTATGGTGGCCATCTGAAACGGGCGCATAAACAGCCGTGGGGGGCTTTATGACCTTTCATCATCTTCCGCAACCTCCTTCCGACGAGGAGCTCTACTGGTACTTCGGCCCGCAACGACGCTGGGTCCTGATC
This genomic interval from Streptomyces sp. NBC_00193 contains the following:
- a CDS encoding ROK family transcriptional regulator; its protein translation is MRTDPRGTQRSGDGGGRGDAGIGPVVINGPARPAGRASIRRANLGLVLRLLRDAGPRSRARIADDAGLPRPTVTGLVTELIELGLLREGDAERDGSVGRPGQSVRIDGRTLCGIGLEINVDYLAAVALTLGGDTVFERRVALDVRGAGPEAVLDCAAGLVREALATLDAAGIATAGVTVAAPGVVDIAAGTVVYAANIGWHGVEAVSGIRARLGRGAPPLRLENDAKLGAVAEYVEASAAGIHDLIYVTGETGVGGGIISGGRLHRGAAGFAGEIGHMPLDPGGALCACGRRGCWETMVGLTALLRHAAAPEDPVHDPSLDLEARLTDLQGRAAAGDARTLEALDRIADGLGLGLALLADVLNPRAVVLGGYFTYFGDRLAPRVEQLMAERVMAPDTGGCRLLLSTLGFTAPARGGALLALDPVYEDPARTVATATGA